The region caaagaAATATTAATTTACAAAATAACCCAATATCCATATAATTCttttgacaaataaaaatcttaaattaaaaagcaggattctctccctctccccacccccgccctttATTCCAATTTCAGGTAGCTTGGCACTGAGTAATTGAACATTAAAAAATCGAGTTTGTAGACTTCATACAGCTGTGTCTGGTGCTCTGAGCTGATGTTCTGGAAGAACTCTGTGGTCATTTCGTCAGTAGTTCTCGTGGACTTGGCGTAGCTGGGGAACTTCAGGTAGCTGCCCACTCCCGCCAGCTGCAGGACGTAGTTGGAATCCTCCTCCAGCGTCTCGTACTTGCCCACGAGGTCGTAGTGGATGTGGCACGGGTGGCAGAGGGAGTAGACGGTCTGCCAGTGCTCGTTGAAGGGCTCCTCGCGCTGGGTGTGCGGGTCGATGAGGTACGCCACGAACTCCTCGAACTTGACATCGTCGCCTCTGCGCAGCGCCTCCTGCGTGGCGTTCTTGCGCTGCCGCTTGATGATCTTGGTGCCGTAGCGCTTGTGGAAGGAGGTGTTGTACTTCTGCGTGAACTTGTTCCGGTAGGCGGACACCAGCCTCTCGAAGGGCTCCCGGACGAACAGGAACTTCATGTAGCTTTTCAAGCGGTGGTTGATTTCGGGGATGCTGTATTGGTTCAGGGTCTTCAGGTTGGCCGAGACGTGCGCCTCGTTGGCCGGGATCTCCATGGGGTCGCTGTACTTCCCCCGCCCGGTCAGGACCATCATGAGCCGCTTCCAGTTGGTACACGCCAC is a window of Camelus bactrianus isolate YW-2024 breed Bactrian camel chromosome 12, ASM4877302v1, whole genome shotgun sequence DNA encoding:
- the CHST11 gene encoding carbohydrate sulfotransferase 11 isoform X4, which produces MKPALLEVMRMNRICRMVLATCLGSFILVIFYFQIMRRSPFGVDICCRKGSRSPLQELYSPTQPELSNTAVLHQMRRDQVTDTCRANSAMSRKRRVLTPNDLKHLVVDEDHELIYCYVPKVACTNWKRLMMVLTGRGKYSDPMEIPANEAHVSANLKTLNQYSIPEINHRLKSYMKFLFVREPFERLVSAYRNKFTQKYNTSFHKRYGTKIIKRQRKNATQEALRRGDDVKFEEFVAYLIDPHTQREEPFNEHWQTVYSLCHPCHIHYDLVGKYETLEEDSNYVLQLAGVGSYLKFPSYAKSTRTTDEMTTEFFQNISSEHQTQLYEVYKLDFLMFNYSVPSYLKLE
- the CHST11 gene encoding carbohydrate sulfotransferase 11 isoform X2, producing MKPALLEVMRMNRICRMVLATCLGSFILVIFYFQIMRRSPFGVDICCRKGSRSPLQELYSPTQRSLERVSLPWPELSNTAVLHQMRRDQVTDTCRANSAMSRKRRVLTPNDLKHLVVDEDHELIYCYVPKVACTNWKRLMMVLTGRGKYSDPMEIPANEAHVSANLKTLNQYSIPEINHRLKSYMKFLFVREPFERLVSAYRNKFTQKYNTSFHKRYGTKIIKRQRKNATQEALRRGDDVKFEEFVAYLIDPHTQREEPFNEHWQTVYSLCHPCHIHYDLVGKYETLEEDSNYVLQLAGVGSYLKFPSYAKSTRTTDEMTTEFFQNISSEHQTQLYEVYKLDFLMFNYSVPSYLKLE
- the CHST11 gene encoding carbohydrate sulfotransferase 11 isoform X3; its protein translation is MKPALLEVMRMNRICRMVLATCLGSFILVIFYFQSMLHPVMRRSPFGVDICCRKGSRSPLQELYSPTQPELSNTAVLHQMRRDQVTDTCRANSAMSRKRRVLTPNDLKHLVVDEDHELIYCYVPKVACTNWKRLMMVLTGRGKYSDPMEIPANEAHVSANLKTLNQYSIPEINHRLKSYMKFLFVREPFERLVSAYRNKFTQKYNTSFHKRYGTKIIKRQRKNATQEALRRGDDVKFEEFVAYLIDPHTQREEPFNEHWQTVYSLCHPCHIHYDLVGKYETLEEDSNYVLQLAGVGSYLKFPSYAKSTRTTDEMTTEFFQNISSEHQTQLYEVYKLDFLMFNYSVPSYLKLE
- the CHST11 gene encoding carbohydrate sulfotransferase 11 isoform X1; translated protein: MKPALLEVMRMNRICRMVLATCLGSFILVIFYFQSMLHPVMRRSPFGVDICCRKGSRSPLQELYSPTQRSLERVSLPWPELSNTAVLHQMRRDQVTDTCRANSAMSRKRRVLTPNDLKHLVVDEDHELIYCYVPKVACTNWKRLMMVLTGRGKYSDPMEIPANEAHVSANLKTLNQYSIPEINHRLKSYMKFLFVREPFERLVSAYRNKFTQKYNTSFHKRYGTKIIKRQRKNATQEALRRGDDVKFEEFVAYLIDPHTQREEPFNEHWQTVYSLCHPCHIHYDLVGKYETLEEDSNYVLQLAGVGSYLKFPSYAKSTRTTDEMTTEFFQNISSEHQTQLYEVYKLDFLMFNYSVPSYLKLE